The DNA segment ATTCATGAAGTTTTTCTTCATCAAATATTTTTCTAGGCTGATTTGGATTTGGTTTTACTAAAGAGACATCAATTTTTCTAATTCCTTGATTAACCCCTGAAGTTGAATTTTCATAAGCAATCTCAACTTCACCTAAAAGTTCACCTAATCCTCTTCCTAATGCCATATTTTTTCCTAAGTGTTAAAATTTATCCAGCAATTGCTCTTGCTAAATTTGTGTAAGCTTTAGTTCCAACTGAATTTGTATCATAAAGCATAATTGGTTTACCAAAACTAGGACTTTCTGCTAGTTTTATATTTCTCGGAATTACTACGTATGATTCATCATCTATTTTAAATAACTTATTTTCAAAATGTTGTGCTAAGTCTGCAAAAACTTGTTTTGATAAGTTATTTTGAGAACTATACATTGTTGGTAAAAAACCTCTAATTTGAAGACTTTGATTAATTGTTTGCTTAACCAACTTTATTGTATTTAACAATTGAGCTAATCCTTCTAAAGCAAAAAACTCACATTGAATTGGAATCAAAACTGATGTTGAGGCACTTAACGTATTTATTGTGATTGGTCCTAGTGCAGGTGGTGAATCAATTATTATATAATCATAATCAGCTTTAACCGTATCAATTTTTCTTTTTAATACAAGTTCCCTTTCTTTAGTATTTTTATAGAATTCTTTTTCTATTCCTACTAAACCTATATTTGAAGGTGCTACTTTTAGATTTTCTATTTCTGAATCTAATATAATTTCACTTAATTCTTTTGTTCCAAGCATTACATGATAAATATTATATTCGTATGTATCTCTATGAAATCCTAATGAAGTAGTTGCATTTGCCTGAGGATCTGCATCTATTAAAAGCACTCTTTTCCCCTCTAATGCAAGTGCGGCACTAAGATTCACAGCAGTAGTAGTCTTACCTACACCACCTTTTTGGTTTGCTATTGAAATAATCTCTGTCATCTTAAACTAAATACCTTTTTGTTTTCTATATGTATTGAACCATCATCGTTTAATATTGCATTTTCTAGCGATATTTTTTGACCATCTACTGTTGTTTTGTAGTTTCTGCTTTTTTGAAATTCTATCTTAAATAGACTAAAAATCTGCTTCCATGAGATAATTTTTTCGACTTCTTTAAAATACTCAAACAATATAAAATCTTGGTCAATTTTTATATCTAAAACCCCGTAATTTTCGGATACTTCTACTAAGTTTATCCCTATTCCACAATAAAGTAAATCTTTAGATAAAGTAGTAATAGTCCCACCAATTTTTACATTCCCAATATAAAAATCATTCGGCCATTTTATCCAAACATTTGAACCATTTTTTTGTAAAATATTTTTTAAAATATAGGTAAAATATATTGAAGCACTTTGAATCGGTAAATCTTTTGGAAGTAAATCTTTACTTAGAACAAAAGAGAAAAAGAGGTTTCCTTTATTACCTATCCAAGAGTTACCCCTACTTCCAATTCCAGCTTTTTGTAAATCAGTAACAACACATATAGGAGTTTTATATCCAAACTCTAAAATATAATTTTTTAAAAAAATCTGTGTTGAATCAACTTCATTTAATCTTATTATTTCCATGCACCGATTATACATAATAAAAATAGAAGATAATATTAATTATAATCGAGATTCTATTAATTAAGGAATGAAATGCTTGATCCAATTTTACCAATAGCAATTTACCTAATATTAGGATACTTATATAAAATATTATTTCAAGATAATTCAAAACAACTGGTTGATTTTGTGATTTATTTTTCTCTACCAGCTATTGTATTTTCAAAAATTTATCCGTTAACATTAGATTCAAGAGTTGTTGGTCTAATTTTTATGTTTATTGGAGTAATTTTATTTAATCTTTTTTTATCCTATATAATAGGTAAACTTTTAAGATTAAATAAACTTTATCTTGCAACTTTTATGATTATGGCAACTTTTGGAAATACTTCGTTTATTGGTTTTTCTTATATTGATGCTTTTTATGGCCAAGATTTCATAGTTTATGGTTTGATATATGATATTTTTGGTTCATTTTTATTATTAGTTTCTGTTGGTATGTTTATAATAACTTGGGGAAGTGGTAAAAAAAATAGTATGGTTGGTATTTCAAAATCAATATTTTTATTTCCACCAATGATTATGTTTTTCTTAACAATAGTTGCAAAAAATTTTGAAATACCAGAATTCCTAATTTTCACAAGTCAAAATTTGGGTTCAACTTTAGTACCAATTGCTATGATTGCGATAGGGATGAAGTTAGAATTAAAACATATATTTTCAAGAATTCATATAGTTTCTATTGCTGTTGTTTTAAAAATGTTTATTGTTCCAATAATCGTTCTTTTTACATTTAAATATATTTATGGAATAGATCAAACTTGGGTTAAAGTTACAATTATTGAAGTAGCAATGCCACCAATGACAATGGCAGCTGTCTTAGCTATAAAAGGTGGTTTAGATGAAAAAATTGCTATAAATTCTTTAGTTTTAGGAGTAATTGCAAGCTTATTTACAATTACTCTCTTCGTTCAATATTTAGCTTAAAATTCTTTAAGCTAAAATGTTACCTACTTCTAACCTTTGTCCTCTTAAATAGTCAACTGCACTTATTGCATTTTTTGAAGGGGCTTGTATAGTTTTTATTTTCAAGCTACCTTTTTGACAACCGACAATAATATAATCTTTTTCAATTGCCAAAATTTGACCTGATTTATTTTCTGAAATATTTTCTAAAAGTTCAATGTCTTTTATTTTCAATTCTGATTCTAAAAATATACCAGGCCAAAATGAGTAAGCCTTATATTTTAAAAATAGTTTTTTTGCACTTTTAAAATCTATTTTACCATCTTCTTTTTTTATTTTTTTACAAAAACTGGCTACACTATTATTTTGTTTTAATGGTTTAATATTCTCAAAATTATCTAAAGTTATAATTGTGAGTTTAGCTGCAATATCAGATAATTTAGAAAAAGCACTATCAACTAGTAAATCTTTCTCATTTTTTAAATATGAAAATCCTAATATATCTCCACAATCTAGTCCTTCTTCCATAAACATAGAAGTAACTCCTAAATAATTATCATCATTTAAAAGTCCTTCTTGAATAGGACTTGCGCCTCTATAATTTGGTAAAATTGAAGCATGAAGATTTATACAAGGTGCAATACTTAGTATCTCTTTTGGTAGAATTTGTCCATATGCTGCAACAATTATAAAATCTGGTTCCAACTCTTTTACTGTAATATAAGCCACAAGATTATCTTTTAACTTTTTTGGTTGAAAAATAGGAATATCTATTTTATTATCAATACAATATTGCTTTATATGAGGAGGAGTTAAAATCTGTTTTCTTCCAACAGGTTTATCTTCTTGAGTAAAAATTCCTACAACTTCATACGAGCTAGCTAATAACTCTTTAAAAATTTCTGTAGCATAAGATGGTGTTCCCATAAATAATACTTTTTTACTCAAAACTTCTCCTTATTTCTTAAAAATCGTTCCACTAATATGAATATTATCTACTAAAAATTCATAAGCATTTTTTAAATCAAAACCACTTGTTAAATACATTGGGATATTTTTTTGCATTAAAAAATCTGCTGCTTTTAATTTTGTAACAATTCCACCAGTTGCAAATTTTGAATTTGCTGTTGGTTTTTTGTTTAGTTCTTCTTCTGAAATTTCATTTACTACTTTCAATATTTTAGCATCATTAAACTCTCTTGGATTTTTATTATAGTATCCATCAATATCTGTTAATATTGAAAGCATATCTGCTTTAAAATAATGTGTTACATATGCTGCTAATTGGTCATTATCACCTATTAACTCCTCTGTTGAAATTACATCATTTTCATTTATAATAGGAAGAACTTTATTTTTTAGTAATATTTCCATAACATTTTTTGCATTTTTTGATCTTTTTCTTGAATCAAAATCATCAGCAATAAATAACATTTGAGCAACAGTTATTCCAAACTCTTCAAACATCTCTTGATAAGTTTTCATAAGCTTTGGTTGACCAATTGCAGCTAAAGTTTGTTTATTTGCTAAAACTGATTTATCTAACTTCAAAGATGTATATCCAGCACCAACAGCACCTGAACTAACCAAAATTACATCAATATTTTTTTCATTTTTTAGTGTAGCAATCAGCTTAACTAAATTTTGCATTCTTTCATATGCTAATTCTCCATCTTGAGTTAAAACAGCAGTACCTACTTTAATAACCAATCTTTTCATATCTATTTTCCTAACATAGTATAAAGAGCATATTTAAGTGGTGTTATATTTGTTTTATTCAATGATGATATAGGTAATACAAAATATGGTTTACTACTATCTTTTTTTGAGAAAATTAAATCTTGAATAAAATATGGTAAATTTTCATCTATTTTATACTCATTCGATTTAGAAGACTCAAGATTTAAAGCTTTTAAAAATTCTTCTATATCTTTTTGTAAATCTTCTCCATAGTAAGCATCAATCTTTGTTAAAACTATTGCATAATCTCTTTTTGATAATTCTAATGAAAACTTTTCTAATTCTTCTTTTAAAACATTATATTGATCAATCATAGTTCTATGGTTTGCAACATCAATAGTAAATAACAGAGTTTTTGTTCTTTCTATATGTTTTAAAAATTCAAGACCTAGTCCTCTTCCATCACTTGCACCATCAATAATTCCAGGAATATCTGCCATAACAAAAGAGTTATATTCTCCAACATTAACAACCCCTAGTTTTGGAGTAAGTGTTGTAAATTCATAATTAGCAATTTCTGGAGTTGCATTTGATGTAACTGAAATTAAAGTAGATTTACCTACATTTGGATATCCAACTAAACCAACATCTGCTATTAATTTTAATTCTAATCTAATATTTTTTGTAACACCTGGTAATCCTGGTTGGAAATAAGTAGGTCTTTGATTCCTAGAATTTTTAAAATGAACATTACCAAGTCCACCTTTTCCACCTTCAAGGAACAAAAATCTTTCACCGTCTTCTAAAAGATCATATAAAATTTCATTTGTATCATCATCTATAATTTGTGTTCCTGGAGGAACTATTAAAACTAGATGTTCACCAGATTTTCCAGTTTTTTGTCTACCCATTCCTGGTTGACCTTTATCAGCTTTAAATAATCTTTTACCTTTGTAAAAAGATAATGTATCTGTATTACTGTCAACTAAAAAATAAACATCTCCACCTTTTCCACCATCTCCACCATCAGGACCACCCTGAACAACAAATTTTTCTCTTCTAAAAGATGCACATCCTTGTCCACCTTTTCCAGAGCTTACACTAAATCTTGCACTATCAATAAACATAATTTTTCCTATACAATAGATATTTAAAAATCAAAACTTTTTAACTTTAAAATATGTACTTAAAATAAAAAAAGGGTGATGCAAAAAGCATACACCCTTCAAAAAAAATAAATTAAATCTCTAACTTAC comes from the Aliarcobacter cibarius genome and includes:
- a CDS encoding biotin--[acetyl-CoA-carboxylase] ligase, whose translation is MEIIRLNEVDSTQIFLKNYILEFGYKTPICVVTDLQKAGIGSRGNSWIGNKGNLFFSFVLSKDLLPKDLPIQSASIYFTYILKNILQKNGSNVWIKWPNDFYIGNVKIGGTITTLSKDLLYCGIGINLVEVSENYGVLDIKIDQDFILFEYFKEVEKIISWKQIFSLFKIEFQKSRNYKTTVDGQKISLENAILNDDGSIHIENKKVFSLR
- a CDS encoding ParA family protein, coding for MTEIISIANQKGGVGKTTTAVNLSAALALEGKRVLLIDADPQANATTSLGFHRDTYEYNIYHVMLGTKELSEIILDSEIENLKVAPSNIGLVGIEKEFYKNTKERELVLKRKIDTVKADYDYIIIDSPPALGPITINTLSASTSVLIPIQCEFFALEGLAQLLNTIKLVKQTINQSLQIRGFLPTMYSSQNNLSKQVFADLAQHFENKLFKIDDESYVVIPRNIKLAESPSFGKPIMLYDTNSVGTKAYTNLARAIAG
- the fmt gene encoding methionyl-tRNA formyltransferase, whose protein sequence is MSKKVLFMGTPSYATEIFKELLASSYEVVGIFTQEDKPVGRKQILTPPHIKQYCIDNKIDIPIFQPKKLKDNLVAYITVKELEPDFIIVAAYGQILPKEILSIAPCINLHASILPNYRGASPIQEGLLNDDNYLGVTSMFMEEGLDCGDILGFSYLKNEKDLLVDSAFSKLSDIAAKLTIITLDNFENIKPLKQNNSVASFCKKIKKEDGKIDFKSAKKLFLKYKAYSFWPGIFLESELKIKDIELLENISENKSGQILAIEKDYIIVGCQKGSLKIKTIQAPSKNAISAVDYLRGQRLEVGNILA
- a CDS encoding AEC family transporter; amino-acid sequence: MLDPILPIAIYLILGYLYKILFQDNSKQLVDFVIYFSLPAIVFSKIYPLTLDSRVVGLIFMFIGVILFNLFLSYIIGKLLRLNKLYLATFMIMATFGNTSFIGFSYIDAFYGQDFIVYGLIYDIFGSFLLLVSVGMFIITWGSGKKNSMVGISKSIFLFPPMIMFFLTIVAKNFEIPEFLIFTSQNLGSTLVPIAMIAIGMKLELKHIFSRIHIVSIAVVLKMFIVPIIVLFTFKYIYGIDQTWVKVTIIEVAMPPMTMAAVLAIKGGLDEKIAINSLVLGVIASLFTITLFVQYLA
- the obgE gene encoding GTPase ObgE translates to MFIDSARFSVSSGKGGQGCASFRREKFVVQGGPDGGDGGKGGDVYFLVDSNTDTLSFYKGKRLFKADKGQPGMGRQKTGKSGEHLVLIVPPGTQIIDDDTNEILYDLLEDGERFLFLEGGKGGLGNVHFKNSRNQRPTYFQPGLPGVTKNIRLELKLIADVGLVGYPNVGKSTLISVTSNATPEIANYEFTTLTPKLGVVNVGEYNSFVMADIPGIIDGASDGRGLGLEFLKHIERTKTLLFTIDVANHRTMIDQYNVLKEELEKFSLELSKRDYAIVLTKIDAYYGEDLQKDIEEFLKALNLESSKSNEYKIDENLPYFIQDLIFSKKDSSKPYFVLPISSLNKTNITPLKYALYTMLGK
- the proB gene encoding glutamate 5-kinase, encoding MKRLVIKVGTAVLTQDGELAYERMQNLVKLIATLKNEKNIDVILVSSGAVGAGYTSLKLDKSVLANKQTLAAIGQPKLMKTYQEMFEEFGITVAQMLFIADDFDSRKRSKNAKNVMEILLKNKVLPIINENDVISTEELIGDNDQLAAYVTHYFKADMLSILTDIDGYYNKNPREFNDAKILKVVNEISEEELNKKPTANSKFATGGIVTKLKAADFLMQKNIPMYLTSGFDLKNAYEFLVDNIHISGTIFKK